A window of the Actinomycetota bacterium genome harbors these coding sequences:
- a CDS encoding 4-hydroxy-tetrahydrodipicolinate synthase — translation MSARFGRVVTAMVTPFRDDDLALDVDEAQRLARHLVDSGC, via the coding sequence ATGAGCGCGCGATTCGGCCGGGTCGTTACTGCGATGGTCACCCCGTTCCGCGACGACGACCTCGCTCTGGACGTCGACGAGGCGCAGCGGCTCGCCCGCCACCTCGTGGACTCGGGCTGCGA